In Mastacembelus armatus chromosome 22, fMasArm1.2, whole genome shotgun sequence, a genomic segment contains:
- the LOC113127345 gene encoding tubulin beta chain has translation MDSVRSGPFGQVFRPDNFVFGQSGAGNNWAKGHYTEGAELVDSVLDVVRKEAESCDCLQGFQLTHSLGGGTGSGMGTLLISKIREEYPDRIMNTFSVVPSPKVSDTVVEPYNATLSVHQLVENTDETYCIDNEALYDICFRTLKLTTATYGDLNHLVSATMSGVTTCLRFPGQLNADLRKLAVNMVPFPRLHFFMPGFAPLTSRGSQQYRALTVPELTQQMFDAKNMMAACDPRHGRYLTVAAIFRGRMSMKEVDEQMLNVQNKNSSYFVEWIPNNVKTAVCDIPPRGLKMAATFIGNSTAIQELFKRISEQFTAMFRRKAFLHWYTGEGMDEMEFTEAESNMNDLVSEYQQYQDATAEEEGEFEEEAEEDVA, from the exons ATGGACTCAGTGAGGTCTGGTCCGTTCGGTCAGGTCTTTAGACCAGACAACTTTGTCTTTG GCCAGAGTGGAGCCGGTAATAACTGGGCCAAAGGCCACTACACCGAGGGAGCTGAACTGGTGGACTCTGTCCTGGATGTGGTgagaaaggaggcagagagcTGCGACTGCCTGCAGGGCTTCCAGCTCACACACTCCCTGGGAGGAGGCACTGGCTCTGGCATGGGCACACTGCTCATCAGCAAAATCAGAGAGGAGTACCCAGACCGCATCATGAACACTTTTAGTGTGGTGCCCTCACCCAAG GTGTCAGACACAGTGGTGGAGCCGTACAATGCCACCCTCTCTGTCCACCAGCTGGTCGAGAACACAGATGAGACCTACTGCATTGATAACGAGGCCCTGTATGACATCTGTTTCCGCACGCTGAAACTCACCACGGCCACCTACGGTGATCTCAACCACCTCGTCTCAGCCACCATGAGTGGGGTGACCACCTGCCTGCGCTTCCCTGGCCAGCTCAACGCTGATTTGAGGAAACTGGCAGTCAACATGGTTCCCTTTCCCAGGCTGCACTTCTTCATGCCAGGCTTTGCCCCTCTCACCAGCCGAGGCAGCCAGCAGTACAG GGCATTGACAGTTCCTGAACTCACCCAGCAGATGTTCGATGCCAAGAACATGATGGCAGCTTGCGACCCACGCCACGGGCGCTACCTGACAGTCGCTGCCATCTTCCGAGGCCGCATGTCCATGAAGGAGGTGGACGAACAGATGCTAAATGTGCAGAATAAGAACAGCAGTTACTTTGTTGAGTGGATCCCCAACAATGTCAAGACGGCCGTCTGCGACATCCCTCCCCGTGGCCTCAAGATGGCTGCTACTTTTATTGGCAACAGCACAGCCATTCAGGAGCTGTTCAAGCGCATCTCAGAGCAGTTCACTGCCATGTTCCGCCGCAAGGCCTTCCTCCACTG GTACACGGGTGAGGGCATGGATGAGATGGAGTTCACGGAGGCTGAGAGCAACATGAATGACCTGGTGTCTGAATACCAACAGTATCAGGATGCCactgcagaggaagagggagagtttgaggaggaggctgaagaGGATGTTGCCTAG